The window CATAAAGTGGAGATTGAACGTCTGAGCCATCCTTTGTGGATTTTCCAGGTATGAGCCCTTTTGTTTCTCCGATGAAACGTGCTGTGTTCGACTTACAGCATCTTCCAATAAAATATCTCTCCGTTTCGAGTCTCACTTCTGCGTTGGTGCCATCCCATAACTGAAAAAACGGCCAAGCCTGTTCGCCAACCATCGAAATGCCGCAATCAAGTCTAGGATCTTCCGAGGGAACAACAGTAATGTAGTTCCACTCTTCCAACCGTTGGTACGTCATTGCTGCACAGGAAATATTTAAAAATAAAAAAATGAATCGAAATACTTTAAACATCAATATTTATTATTTTGGTGAAGAACGATAAGAATAGCAATTATTTGATGGGAACCAATGCTTCTTTCCTAATTTTTTTCTTCGCCTGTTCATCCGCTCTCTTACTCGCCTCTTTAACTTCGGACTTTTGCAAACATTCATGAATTGGAATCGCCCACTTCAATCCGTCAGGAACATCTTCGTATTTTTTATGATTTTTAGATAATGGAATGACCTTAGACATGATCTACCATTCCTCGATTTTCTCTACCAATTTGAACTTTTAAATTCACCTGTGATTCCAGGTATTTGGTAGGGAGTACAGGGATCGAACCTGCGACATCCACCTTGTAAGGGTGGCGCTCTACCAACTGAGCTAACTCCCTATTGAATTTTTCTAACTTAAAATTTGGTTTTGCGGGATCTACCACTCTACCAACTTTCATACTTACTCTACCATTTTTGATAGAGCACTCTAAAATTCTCCGGTCGTATTCAATAGCTACGACGTTTGAATTTAACTAGCTCGTAAACAACCATCCTTGTAAGGGTATTGCTCTACCAACTGAGCTAACGTCCTAAACGAGAGTTACTTATCTAAATGACAACACTGCCGTTGTCGAGACGACTTGCATTACAACGCATCGTATTAATTGTCGGGGCCACTCACTTCTTTTCATAAATTTAATGTTCACTTCTCTTGGCAGGTCCTCCCGCGTAGAAATCTAGGTCAGGGAGTCTATATGAAATTCATTACTATTTTAGGGGTATTACTGATGTCTACACTTGCGATCGCCGACGCTGAGGATTGCGTACGTGAGATCGTCGACAATAACATTTACGAGACCTACACCAACGAGTGCGTCTGCGGATCACCCACGCCGAAATCTGAAGTGGATCTGCTCTTTGAAGGTGTTGAAGATGTCGAATGTTATCGCTCACTGAGCCAGGACGCTAAAAAGCAAATCCAAGCCGAAAAAGAGGCGCATGCGAAAGCTTGCTACGAAACACTCAACCAAAGCTGCGGTGGCGGTAAAAAAAGCATCAACTGAAGTGATGTTTTAAAAATAAAAAGGGCTCTGAGCGAGCCCTTTTTTATTCGAACTTAATATCTAAGCCACTTAATCGATGACGGCGATCTTTACAAAAAGATCCTGCTCGATGCGATCTCCTTTGATCGTTGCTTGATTGTAATCATAGATAGAAAGCCCAATGTTTTGCTGCTTTTTACCACTGCTCACACCAACGATATCGAGATACTTTTTGGCGCGCCCCAAAGAATCGTAAAGAATAATCCCCATACCTGCTTTTTGTGTCGTACAGACTTTTTCCGTTCCGGAAAATAAAACTCTCGAAGTTTCTGCACTTAACTCAAGGACGTGAACCAAATAAGGACAAGTTTTGGATTTCGTCTTCTCTGTTTCAATGTAATAAAACATTTTATGATTCGAGGAAATGTTCGCCCACACTCCATTGAGATTTCTAACTAATAAATTTTCTTGTTGATCGATGGGCCAAGGAACTTCACCACCACCCCAAGCATTGAGCGAGAGCACCACTGTGATTGCTCCGATTATCATCTTCATAAATTCTCCTTCATCTGTTCTGTATTTTGCTCAACTAAAATTTTAACGTCTTTACTAAAATAGTATCCGTATTTGGAACGGAAAATGTACTTCGGCTTTTCCATATTCGGTTCAAGAATTTGGCGTAGCCTTTTAATGGTCACATAAATTTTATTATCATGAACGGCTGGATTGTAAGACTGCCTCCAAATGATCTTCACAATTTGCTCTTTAGTGTACGAATGACCTGGTTTTGATAAAAATAATTTCAAGAGATCAATCAGAATAAACTGATTTTGCAAATCCACTTTCCCGCGTTTCTTTTCGAAGATGGAATGGTTGGAAAGATTAAAAACCAAATCATACATCTGCATGGTATCTTCTTCGCCAAGACCGTCTAGAAGACCGTCAACAAGATCCGAAAGGCGCTTTAAATTGAGAGGATCGATGCTTCTCTTGGCTAGCCGCAAATAGCTGCGAGCCTCTTCGATTTTTCCCGCCTCTTTGTAAGTAAGACCCAAACCGTAAAGTAAGGAGATATAGGAATAAAGATTCTTCTCGGTCTTTAACATTTCGTAACACTGCCAAAGAATATCTAACGCCTGATCAAATTTTTTCATCTTGCGAAGAATTTGTCCCTTGAGAATCTGCGAGGACAATCTCACTTGAGGTAACTCAAGAATATTCATCACAATCTGGAGATTATAGATTTCTTTGAGGGAGTCTTGCAGTTGATCTAAGTGATAGTAAGAAATTGCCATTCCTAAAATAGCGTGACTCATGCCCTCCTGGTCATCGCGTTTAATGGCGAGCGTGAGAGACTGCTTGCAGAGCTGTAAAGACTGAACATGCTTACTTCGGTAGGAGGAGCACAGCGCCAGTGTGTAAAGCATTTTGGGCGTCAGTTGAACTGCTTCCGCATCCACGAGACGATTTAATAAGTTTTGCGCATGATCAATTCTTTCGAAGTCATGCAACTCGGCATAGCCTCTAAAAAGAAGCTGTAACGTATCTAAGTACTGGTCGTACTTTTGAGTCTGGAGAAGTTCGTTAGAGAGTGGAGCTAACATCTCAATCGCCTTGAGAACGTCACCACGCTCTAGATATAAACGCCCGATTTCGAGCTTAGATGTAATCAACTTCTCCCCCGAGAAATAAAAATTCCGGGGTTTAGTCTACAAAAGACGGGTCGATATTCAAGGCCACAGAATTCATGGAGCAACGCGGCCTTAGGATTAAAAGCAATTTAATGCCCCTAGGTCCGAAAAGGTTCCAGGTTCCTTAAAAACAAAAGGCCGAATCAGTCGATTCGGCCTTTTGTTTTTAAGGAACCTGGAACCTTTTCGGGAACCTTTCCGGATGCTAGTGGTAGGAATGACCCTTGTACTGAGCTTTAAGACCTAAGCTTTCGTCTCTTTGAGCCTTAAAGAGGTCTTTCACGTTCTTGATTTCAAGGGCGTGCACCAAAACTTGATCCACGTGATCCACCAAAACGATCTTAAGATCTTTAATCACTTCTTGTGGGATATCTCTGAGATCTTTTTCGTTCTCCTTAGGGAGAATGATCGTCGTGATACCACCACGATATGCCGAAAGAACTTTCTCTTTCACACCACCGATGGGGAGCACGCGCCCACGCAGAGTGATCTCTCCGGTCATTGCCACCGTACGAAGCACTGGCGTCTTGGTAATGGCGGACACGATACTTGTCGTGATCGCACAACCGGCCGACGGACCATCTTTGGGAATGGCACCTTCAGGAACGTGAATGTGAACATCCACATTAAAGAAGTACTCTTTATCCATACCAAACAGTGGGCCACGTGACCGCACGTAACTCATCGCCGCTGAGCAGGACTCTTTCATCACATCACCCAACTGACCCGTCACCGTGAACTTTCCTTTTCCAGGAACAACGGTCACTTCGATAGGAAGTAAATCTCCACCGACTTCGGTGTAAGCCATACCGTTGGTGAGACCCACTTCGTTCTCCAGCTCAATTTTTCCATGCTTGTACTTATGAGGCCCTAAGAGCTCCACCAATTTTTTCGAATTAATCACATACGTCTTCTTCGATCCCGCTTTCGTCACTTGAGAACGATTCGGCTTCTTCTGATTGTCCTTCATGTGACGTTCGATCTCTTCCTCACGCACGATCTCTTTTGCGATCTTACGGCAAACGTGGGCCACTTGGCGTTCAAGGTTACGAACCCCAGCCTCACGAGTGTAGAAGTGGACGATCTCTTTTAACACTGGATCAGGAATTTGAATTTTATAATTCTCTAATCCATGCATCTTTAATTGCTTCGGTACGAGGTACTTCTTAGCGATATGCATCTTTTCGCTATCGATGTAACCTTCGATCGAAATCACTTCCATACGATCCAAAAGCGGTCTTGGAATCGTGTGAAGCGAGTTCGCCGTCGTAAAGAACATGACTTTCGAAAGATCATATTCCACTTCGAGATAGTGATCCTGGAATGTGGCGTTTTGCTCAGGATCTAAAACCTCAAGCATTGCCGCACTGGGATCGCCGCGGAAGTCGTTACTCATCTTATCGATCTCGTCGAGAAGAATGAGAGGATTTCCGTGCTCTACTTTACGAAGCGATTGAATAATTTTTCCGGGCATGGCGCCCACGTACGTTTTACGGTGACCACGAATCTCTGCCTCATCGCGCACTCCACCTAAGGAGATACGAGAGAAGCTACGGTTGAGAGACTTCGCGACGGATTTCGCAAGTGAAGTCTTACCCACCCCAGGAGGGCCCACCAGGCAAAGAATAGGTCCACGCACATCCGGAGCTAAACAATGGACGGCGATGTGCTCAAGAATTCTCTCTTTCACCTTCTCTAGACCCCAGTGATCTTCGTTCAAAATCGTCTCGGCAAATTCGAGATCTTTCTTTTCCTCAGAGTAATTCGTCCAAGGTAATCCTAGAATCCAATCGATGTAGTTACGGACCACTGCCGCTTCCGCACTCATGGGGGACATCATCTTTAATTTTTTGAGCTCTTTGAAGACTTTATCCTTAGCCTCTTTGCTCATTTTCTTTTCGCGAGCTTTTTCTTCAAGCTCCATAAGCTCCGCTTGGTAATCATCTTTTTCACCAAGCTCTTTTTGGATCGCCTGCATTTGCTCATTGAGATAGTACTCCTTCTGAGACTTCTCCATTTGCTTTTTCACACGGCTGCGGATCTTCTTTTCGACTTCGAGAATTTCGATCTCGCTCGTCATCATCGCTAAAAGCTCTTCTAAACGTTTTTGCGTCTGAATTTGCTCCAGAAGTTTTTGCTTGTCTTCGAGCTTAAGGTTCAGCTGAGCCACGATAATGTCTGCCAGCTCACCAGCGGACTCGATGCTCGATACGCGCATGAGGATTTCTGGCGGAATACGTTTATTTAACTTCACGTACTTTTCGAAAGTTGTTTTAACGGAGCGGATGAGTGCCTTCAACTCCACCTGATCTTCGGGAGCATCGTCAAAAACGCGAACTTTCACTTTAAAATATTTATCGTTATCGGTGAAGCTTTCGATCTTTACACGTCTCTTA is drawn from Bdellovibrionales bacterium and contains these coding sequences:
- a CDS encoding tetratricopeptide repeat protein, whose translation is MITSKLEIGRLYLERGDVLKAIEMLAPLSNELLQTQKYDQYLDTLQLLFRGYAELHDFERIDHAQNLLNRLVDAEAVQLTPKMLYTLALCSSYRSKHVQSLQLCKQSLTLAIKRDDQEGMSHAILGMAISYYHLDQLQDSLKEIYNLQIVMNILELPQVRLSSQILKGQILRKMKKFDQALDILWQCYEMLKTEKNLYSYISLLYGLGLTYKEAGKIEEARSYLRLAKRSIDPLNLKRLSDLVDGLLDGLGEEDTMQMYDLVFNLSNHSIFEKKRGKVDLQNQFILIDLLKLFLSKPGHSYTKEQIVKIIWRQSYNPAVHDNKIYVTIKRLRQILEPNMEKPKYIFRSKYGYYFSKDVKILVEQNTEQMKENL
- the lon gene encoding endopeptidase La; the encoded protein is MAQNEVLELPLLPLRDLIIFPHMMMPLFVGREKSINALEEAMVKQTDIILAAQKDAKTNNPNPEEVYQIGTLGSIIQLLRLPDGTVKVLIEGKRRVKIESFTDNDKYFKVKVRVFDDAPEDQVELKALIRSVKTTFEKYVKLNKRIPPEILMRVSSIESAGELADIIVAQLNLKLEDKQKLLEQIQTQKRLEELLAMMTSEIEILEVEKKIRSRVKKQMEKSQKEYYLNEQMQAIQKELGEKDDYQAELMELEEKAREKKMSKEAKDKVFKELKKLKMMSPMSAEAAVVRNYIDWILGLPWTNYSEEKKDLEFAETILNEDHWGLEKVKERILEHIAVHCLAPDVRGPILCLVGPPGVGKTSLAKSVAKSLNRSFSRISLGGVRDEAEIRGHRKTYVGAMPGKIIQSLRKVEHGNPLILLDEIDKMSNDFRGDPSAAMLEVLDPEQNATFQDHYLEVEYDLSKVMFFTTANSLHTIPRPLLDRMEVISIEGYIDSEKMHIAKKYLVPKQLKMHGLENYKIQIPDPVLKEIVHFYTREAGVRNLERQVAHVCRKIAKEIVREEEIERHMKDNQKKPNRSQVTKAGSKKTYVINSKKLVELLGPHKYKHGKIELENEVGLTNGMAYTEVGGDLLPIEVTVVPGKGKFTVTGQLGDVMKESCSAAMSYVRSRGPLFGMDKEYFFNVDVHIHVPEGAIPKDGPSAGCAITTSIVSAITKTPVLRTVAMTGEITLRGRVLPIGGVKEKVLSAYRGGITTIILPKENEKDLRDIPQEVIKDLKIVLVDHVDQVLVHALEIKNVKDLFKAQRDESLGLKAQYKGHSYH